The Listeria sp. PSOL-1 genome includes a region encoding these proteins:
- the queG gene encoding tRNA epoxyqueuosine(34) reductase QueG has protein sequence MNLLKFKKEVIQYAKEIGIEKIGFTTADPFLFLKERLEVAKKKDFLTGFEHPNSDERVYPDLIFDKPKSIIAIALAYPAKLKNSPTNRRENRRGELARAAWGIDYHHILQEKLAKLDDFIKKQFPNAKTKSMVDTGELSDVAVAERAGLGSRGKNTLLITPEYGSWVYLGEMITNIPFEPDQPIGDLCGDCNQCVKSCPTGSLLGMGKMNPKICLSYLTQTKGFLDEKYREVLHNRLYGCDTCQVVCPYNRGHDFHFHEEMEPDPQVVRPELKPLLSISNKAFKEKFGASSASWRGKKPIQRNAIIILGRFRDKTAIPELITCLTADPRPVIRGTAAWALAKIGGEEAANAISLAKENETDKEVLQEMEFAEKILETR, from the coding sequence TTGAATCTGCTGAAATTCAAAAAAGAAGTCATCCAATACGCTAAAGAAATCGGCATTGAAAAGATAGGCTTTACAACAGCTGATCCTTTTTTGTTTCTAAAAGAGCGACTTGAAGTAGCTAAAAAAAAGGACTTCTTAACCGGTTTTGAACACCCCAATAGTGATGAACGTGTCTATCCAGATTTAATTTTCGACAAACCAAAGTCAATCATTGCTATTGCTTTAGCTTATCCTGCGAAATTAAAAAATTCTCCTACAAATCGGCGAGAAAATAGACGCGGAGAGCTAGCAAGGGCCGCTTGGGGAATCGACTATCATCATATTTTACAGGAAAAGTTAGCTAAGCTTGATGATTTCATCAAAAAACAGTTTCCTAACGCGAAAACAAAATCAATGGTCGATACAGGAGAGTTATCAGACGTTGCCGTTGCTGAACGGGCAGGACTAGGTTCACGTGGGAAGAACACACTCCTTATTACACCTGAATATGGCTCGTGGGTTTATTTAGGGGAGATGATAACAAATATCCCTTTTGAGCCAGATCAGCCAATTGGGGATTTATGTGGAGATTGCAATCAGTGCGTCAAATCTTGCCCAACTGGTTCACTTCTTGGTATGGGGAAAATGAATCCCAAAATCTGTCTGAGCTATTTAACACAAACAAAAGGCTTTTTGGATGAAAAATATCGTGAGGTGCTGCATAATCGTTTATATGGATGTGATACTTGTCAGGTTGTTTGTCCGTATAACCGTGGACACGATTTTCATTTCCACGAAGAGATGGAGCCAGATCCGCAAGTTGTTCGTCCAGAATTGAAGCCGCTTCTTTCAATATCAAACAAAGCATTTAAAGAAAAGTTTGGTGCAAGTTCTGCTTCTTGGCGTGGAAAAAAACCAATTCAGCGGAATGCAATTATTATTTTAGGGCGTTTTAGAGATAAGACGGCTATACCAGAACTTATCACATGCTTAACTGCTGATCCAAGACCGGTCATTCGCGGAACAGCAGCATGGGCTCTTGCCAAAATTGGCGGAGAAGAAGCAGCTAATGCCATTTCTTTAGCTAAAGAAAATGAAACGGACAAAGAAGTATTACAAGAAATGGAATTTGCTGAAAAAATATTAGAAACAAGGTGA
- the trmL gene encoding tRNA (uridine(34)/cytosine(34)/5-carboxymethylaminomethyluridine(34)-2'-O)-methyltransferase TrmL, producing MPNHIVLYQPEIPANTGNISRTCAGTDTHLHLIRPLGFSTDDKMLKRAGLDYWDHVKLAYYDSLDEFFQKNKEGNYYCITKFARHLYSDACYQDDKQNHYFIFGKETTGLPKELLQKYEKTALRIPMTDKIRSLNLSNTAAIIIYEALRQQHFGKLDVDPHYEQQIFHD from the coding sequence ATGCCAAATCATATTGTTCTTTATCAACCCGAAATCCCTGCAAATACAGGGAATATTTCACGCACCTGTGCTGGAACAGATACGCATTTACATTTAATCCGCCCGCTTGGATTCAGTACAGATGATAAAATGTTAAAACGTGCAGGACTTGATTATTGGGATCATGTTAAGCTTGCTTATTACGATTCACTAGATGAATTTTTCCAAAAAAATAAAGAGGGAAATTACTATTGTATTACTAAATTTGCTCGCCATCTTTACAGTGATGCTTGTTATCAAGATGACAAGCAAAATCATTATTTTATCTTTGGAAAAGAGACAACCGGCCTCCCAAAAGAACTTTTACAAAAATACGAGAAGACGGCCCTGCGTATCCCGATGACTGACAAAATCCGTTCGCTAAATTTATCGAATACAGCAGCTATTATTATTTATGAAGCATTAAGACAGCAACATTTTGGCAAGCTTGATGTAGATCCTCATTATGAACAGCAAATATTTCACGATTAA